Proteins encoded within one genomic window of Actinoplanes octamycinicus:
- a CDS encoding IclR family transcriptional regulator: MTKSVTARALDLLGAFDADHRSLRLSDLARRSGTPLATAHRLAGELQRWGALAREPNGEYVIGRRIWQLGLLAPVQSELRTAASPFLHDLYGATLATVHLAVRDGLEVLYIDRLAGHVSVPVVSKIGSRLPLHATGVGKVLLAYAPDDVLGAALQRLTRVTAYTVTQPARLLDQLRRVRAEGYATTGEEMSLGACSVAVPVRNGDDVVAALGIVVPDLRRQLPRMVAALQVAAHGITRTLASVQWK; encoded by the coding sequence ATGACGAAGAGCGTGACGGCCCGTGCGCTGGACCTGCTCGGGGCGTTCGACGCGGACCATCGCAGCCTCCGGCTCAGCGACCTGGCCCGGCGCTCCGGCACCCCGCTCGCCACCGCGCACCGGCTGGCCGGCGAGTTGCAGCGGTGGGGCGCCCTGGCCCGCGAGCCGAACGGCGAGTACGTGATCGGCCGCCGGATCTGGCAGCTCGGGCTGCTCGCCCCGGTGCAGAGCGAGCTGCGCACCGCGGCCAGCCCGTTCCTGCACGACCTGTACGGCGCCACGCTGGCCACCGTGCACCTGGCAGTCCGGGACGGACTGGAGGTGCTCTACATCGACCGGCTGGCCGGGCACGTCTCGGTGCCGGTGGTCAGCAAGATCGGGTCCCGGCTGCCGCTGCACGCCACCGGGGTGGGGAAGGTGCTGCTCGCGTACGCGCCGGACGACGTGCTGGGGGCGGCGCTGCAGCGGCTGACCCGGGTGACCGCGTACACCGTCACCCAGCCGGCCCGGCTGCTCGACCAGCTGCGCCGGGTCCGCGCCGAGGGGTACGCGACCACCGGCGAGGAGATGAGCCTGGGCGCCTGCTCGGTGGCGGTGCCGGTGCGCAACGGGGACGACGTGGTGGCCGCGCTCGGCATCGTGGTGCCGGATCTGCGCCGCCAACTGCCCCGGATGGTGGCCGCGTTGCAGGTGGCGGCGCACGGGATCACCCGTACGCTGGCTTCCGTCCAGTGGAAATAG
- the pcaH gene encoding protocatechuate 3,4-dioxygenase subunit beta, translating to MNSQADIDQEIAAAAQQPGGPQPRIDYPPYRSSVLRHPKQPLQLIDPESVELWAPAFGHRDVADDEADLTIQHAGTPLGERIVVTGRVLDGDGRPVAHQLVEVWQANAAGRYRHQRDQHPAPHDPNFTGVGRCLTDADGTYRFQTIKPGPYPWRNHLNAWRPAHIHFSLFGTDFTQRLVTQMYFPGDPLFRYDPIYQSITDPKSRELLIAQYDHDLTTPEWNTGYRWDIVLTGTHRTPLDTEDDNS from the coding sequence GTGAACAGCCAGGCTGACATCGACCAGGAGATCGCGGCGGCGGCCCAGCAACCGGGCGGTCCGCAGCCGAGGATCGACTATCCGCCGTACCGCAGCAGCGTCCTGCGGCACCCCAAGCAGCCCCTCCAGCTGATCGACCCGGAGTCGGTCGAGCTGTGGGCGCCCGCCTTCGGTCACCGGGACGTGGCCGACGACGAGGCCGACCTGACCATCCAGCACGCCGGGACCCCGCTCGGCGAGCGCATCGTGGTGACCGGCCGGGTGCTCGACGGCGACGGCCGGCCGGTGGCGCACCAGTTGGTCGAGGTGTGGCAGGCGAACGCCGCGGGACGGTACCGCCACCAGCGGGACCAGCACCCGGCGCCGCACGACCCGAACTTCACCGGGGTCGGCCGGTGCCTGACCGACGCGGACGGGACGTACCGGTTCCAGACCATCAAGCCGGGCCCCTACCCGTGGCGGAACCACCTGAACGCGTGGCGGCCCGCGCACATCCACTTCTCGCTCTTCGGGACCGATTTCACCCAGCGCCTGGTGACTCAGATGTACTTCCCCGGCGACCCGCTCTTCCGCTACGACCCGATCTACCAGTCGATCACCGACCCGAAGTCCCGGGAGCTGCTGATCGCCCAGTACGACCACGACCTCACCACCCCGGAGTGGAACACCGGATACCGTTGGGACATAGTGCTCACCGGCACCCACCGCACTCCCCTCGACACCGAGGACGACAACTCATGA
- the pcaG gene encoding protocatechuate 3,4-dioxygenase subunit alpha: protein MSAAVPGQTVGPFFHLGLEFPQMNELVPPGNPRAVRLHGRVTDGAGDPVPDAVIEIWQADPRGHVVRQAGSLRRDGWTFTGWGRAATDPDGYYQFTTVEPGATGPGRAPFVAVTVFARGLLDRLFTRAYLPDDAAALAADPLLAALGEERRATLLTRRVDQGLVFDIRLQGEGETVFLTYPRLRDAWA from the coding sequence ATGAGCGCCGCGGTCCCCGGCCAGACGGTCGGCCCCTTCTTCCACCTGGGTCTCGAGTTCCCGCAGATGAACGAGCTGGTCCCGCCGGGCAACCCGCGCGCGGTCCGGCTGCACGGCCGGGTCACCGACGGCGCCGGCGACCCGGTGCCGGACGCGGTGATCGAGATCTGGCAGGCCGACCCGCGCGGGCACGTCGTGCGCCAGGCGGGTTCGCTGCGCCGGGACGGCTGGACCTTCACCGGCTGGGGCCGGGCCGCCACCGACCCGGACGGCTACTACCAGTTCACCACGGTGGAGCCGGGAGCGACCGGGCCGGGTCGGGCGCCGTTCGTCGCAGTGACCGTTTTCGCCCGCGGGCTGCTGGACCGGCTGTTCACCCGGGCCTATCTGCCGGACGACGCCGCGGCGCTGGCCGCCGACCCGCTGCTGGCCGCGCTCGGCGAGGAGCGCCGGGCCACCCTGCTCACCCGGCGGGTGGACCAGGGCCTGGTCTTCGACATCCGGCTGCAGGGCGAGGGCGAGACGGTGTTCCTGACCTATCCCCGGCTGCGGGACGCCTGGGCGTGA
- a CDS encoding lyase family protein, which translates to MSDLLWPGDHRAGDLFTDAAVVAAMVRVESAWLAALVELGVADIEVPDLAPLAGPDDLGYLAEAAESGGNPLIPLLNRLKCRLRGRNTAAAGWLHKGLTSQDVIDTAIVLCLRDAVARIRADLLVQVGALSRLAGEHRETRMAGRTLTQHAVPITFGLKAAGWLTGVLDARDQLTAAGTMPIQIGGAAGSLAAPTALTGDPGRARDLVAAAAERLGLPAREPWHTSRAPLTRVADAFVTCTDAWGKIANDVLVGSRPEVHELIEGTAEGKGGSSAMPNKQNPVHAVLIKRAAIAGPPLAALVHAGAAAAVDERPDGGWHVEWATLRTLARRTVVAGAQTAELLTGLRVDTGKMLATLHDARPEIDAEQQSVMPGASPDQPYLGATDEIIDAVLARAASGKGTSC; encoded by the coding sequence GTGAGCGACCTGCTCTGGCCCGGCGACCACCGGGCCGGTGACCTGTTCACCGACGCGGCCGTGGTGGCGGCCATGGTCCGCGTCGAGTCGGCCTGGCTGGCCGCCCTGGTCGAGCTGGGCGTCGCCGACATCGAGGTGCCCGACCTCGCCCCGCTGGCCGGGCCGGACGATCTCGGGTACCTGGCGGAGGCCGCCGAGTCCGGCGGCAACCCGCTGATCCCGCTGCTGAACCGGCTCAAGTGCCGGCTCCGGGGCCGCAACACCGCCGCCGCGGGCTGGCTGCACAAGGGGCTGACCAGCCAGGACGTCATCGACACGGCGATCGTGCTGTGCCTGCGCGACGCGGTCGCCCGGATCCGCGCGGACCTGCTGGTCCAGGTCGGCGCGCTGTCCCGGCTGGCCGGCGAGCACCGGGAGACCCGAATGGCCGGCCGGACCCTGACCCAGCACGCCGTCCCGATCACCTTCGGGCTGAAGGCGGCCGGCTGGCTGACCGGCGTGCTGGACGCCCGGGACCAGCTCACCGCGGCCGGCACGATGCCGATCCAGATCGGCGGGGCGGCCGGCAGCCTGGCCGCGCCGACCGCGCTCACCGGCGACCCGGGCCGCGCCCGGGACCTCGTCGCGGCCGCCGCCGAGCGGCTCGGCCTGCCCGCCCGGGAGCCGTGGCACACCAGCCGCGCTCCGCTGACCCGGGTCGCCGACGCGTTCGTGACCTGCACCGACGCCTGGGGCAAGATCGCGAACGACGTGCTGGTCGGTTCCCGGCCGGAGGTGCACGAGCTGATCGAGGGCACGGCCGAGGGCAAGGGCGGCTCGTCGGCCATGCCGAACAAGCAGAACCCGGTGCACGCCGTCCTGATCAAGCGGGCCGCGATCGCCGGTCCGCCGCTGGCCGCCCTGGTGCACGCCGGCGCGGCGGCCGCGGTCGACGAGCGGCCGGACGGCGGCTGGCACGTCGAGTGGGCCACCCTGCGCACCCTGGCCCGGCGGACCGTGGTGGCCGGCGCGCAGACCGCCGAGCTGCTCACCGGGCTCCGGGTGGACACCGGCAAGATGCTGGCCACGCTGCACGACGCCCGCCCGGAGATCGACGCCGAGCAGCAGTCGGTGATGCCGGGCGCGTCACCCGACCAGCCCTACCTGGGCGCCACCGACGAGATCATCGACGCGGTGCTGGCCCGGGCCGCCTCGGGGAAAGGAACCTCTTGCTGA
- the pcaDC gene encoding bifunctional 3-oxoadipate enol-lactonase/4-carboxymuconolactone decarboxylase PcaDC encodes MLTATVLIDAPDRPLLLLGSSVGTSAETLWARCADRLYGRYHVVGFDLPGHGRSAPAPGPFTIADLAREVLALADELRPAESFRYAGDSIGGAIGLQLLLDAPERVTAAALLCTGAKIGEPAGWHERAALVRAQGTAAVVPGSIERWFGAGFPEAGREPLLGALRATDDESYARCCEALAGFDVRDRLAEIATPVLAVAGGQDKPTPPEGLRLIADTVLHGRLVVLDEVAHLAPAESPEVVAFLLDQHFEEVRSAGITVRREVLGAAHVDRATAATTAFTRDFQDLITRYAWGEIWTRPGLDRRSRSMVTLTALVALGHHEELAMHVRAARTNGLTADEIKEVLLQTAVYCGVPAANTAFRIAQRVLADIQDF; translated from the coding sequence TTGCTGACCGCGACCGTCCTGATCGACGCCCCGGACCGCCCCCTGCTGCTGCTCGGCTCGTCGGTCGGCACCTCGGCCGAGACCCTGTGGGCCCGGTGCGCGGACCGGCTCTACGGCCGCTACCACGTGGTCGGCTTCGACCTGCCCGGGCACGGCCGCAGCGCCCCGGCCCCCGGCCCGTTCACCATCGCCGACCTGGCCCGCGAGGTGCTCGCGCTCGCCGACGAGCTGCGACCCGCGGAGAGCTTCCGGTACGCCGGCGACTCGATCGGCGGCGCGATCGGCCTGCAACTGCTCCTCGACGCCCCGGAACGGGTCACCGCCGCGGCCCTGCTCTGCACCGGCGCCAAGATCGGCGAGCCGGCCGGGTGGCACGAGCGCGCCGCGCTGGTCCGCGCCCAGGGCACCGCGGCGGTGGTGCCCGGGTCGATCGAGCGCTGGTTCGGCGCCGGCTTCCCGGAGGCCGGCCGCGAGCCGCTGCTCGGCGCGCTGCGCGCCACCGACGACGAGAGCTACGCGCGCTGCTGCGAGGCGCTGGCCGGGTTCGACGTCCGGGACCGGCTCGCCGAGATCGCCACGCCGGTCCTCGCGGTCGCCGGCGGCCAGGACAAACCCACCCCGCCGGAGGGTCTGCGGCTGATCGCCGACACGGTGCTGCACGGCCGCCTGGTGGTCCTCGACGAGGTCGCCCACCTGGCCCCGGCCGAGTCCCCGGAGGTGGTGGCGTTCCTGCTGGACCAGCACTTCGAGGAGGTCCGCTCGGCCGGCATCACGGTCCGCCGCGAGGTGCTCGGCGCCGCCCACGTGGACCGCGCGACCGCCGCGACCACCGCGTTCACCCGCGACTTCCAGGACTTGATCACCCGCTACGCCTGGGGCGAGATCTGGACCCGCCCCGGCCTGGACCGCCGCAGCCGCTCGATGGTCACGCTGACCGCCCTGGTCGCCCTCGGCCACCACGAGGAACTCGCCATGCACGTCCGCGCCGCCCGCACCAACGGCCTGACCGCCGACGAGATCAAAGAAGTGCTCCTGCAGACCGCCGTCTACTGCGGAGTCCCCGCCGCCAACACCGCCTTCCGCATCGCCCAGCGAGTCCTCGCCGACATCCAGGATTTCTGA
- a CDS encoding DUF3159 domain-containing protein, whose protein sequence is MAQPESLSELLNGRRAALDASWPAAGFLAGWLAFHSIGAGVASALLAALGVVGWRLRRGDKPRAVLIGLLGVCVAALIALRTGKAEDFFLLQLLSNGASVLAWTLSIVIRWPLLGVVVGAVLGQRTRWRRDPELLKAYSRASWVWVLQYVVRVAVFLPLYAAGQAGALAAARVVLSWPLVAACLAASWWVIQRTLPAGHPGLRHPLDQPA, encoded by the coding sequence ATGGCGCAGCCGGAATCGCTGTCGGAATTGCTGAACGGGCGGCGCGCCGCCCTGGACGCGTCATGGCCGGCTGCCGGCTTCCTGGCCGGCTGGCTCGCCTTCCACTCCATCGGTGCCGGGGTCGCCAGCGCGCTGCTCGCCGCCCTCGGCGTGGTCGGCTGGCGACTGCGCCGCGGCGACAAACCGCGCGCCGTCCTGATCGGCCTGCTCGGCGTCTGCGTGGCCGCGCTGATCGCCCTGCGCACCGGCAAGGCCGAGGACTTCTTCCTGCTCCAGCTGCTGAGCAACGGCGCGAGCGTGCTGGCCTGGACGCTCAGCATCGTGATCCGCTGGCCGCTGCTCGGCGTGGTGGTCGGCGCGGTGCTCGGCCAGCGCACCCGCTGGCGCCGCGACCCGGAACTGCTCAAGGCGTACTCCCGGGCCAGCTGGGTCTGGGTCCTGCAATATGTCGTGCGGGTGGCGGTCTTCCTGCCGCTCTACGCCGCCGGCCAGGCGGGCGCGCTGGCCGCCGCCCGCGTCGTGCTGAGCTGGCCGCTGGTCGCCGCCTGCCTCGCGGCCAGCTGGTGGGTCATCCAGCGCACCCTGCCGGCCGGCCATCCCGGCCTCCGCCACCCCCTCGACCAGCCCGCCTGA
- a CDS encoding lytic polysaccharide monooxygenase auxiliary activity family 9 protein, with the protein MTHVVPKKFLLAALVAALTAALAVLVAPASPAAAHGNVVGPASRNYGCYQRWGDKFQAPEMATQDPMCYQAWQADPQAMWNWNGLFREGVAGNHQAAIPDGQLCSAGKTQNGRYAAMDTVGDWKATSIANSFTLNLFDGARHGADYIRVYVSKPSYNPVTQALKWSDLELVKEVPNTPAAQWTQQLSNGVQMDIPVSVPGRSGRALVYTIWQASHLDQSYYFCSDVNFGGVVDPGPSSPTPSSPTPSSPTPSSPTPSSPAPSGGCSATVAVSSQWSGAYQASVTVKAGSAAIKGWAVTLGYGAAPTVQQSWNATVLTSGNQIQASNATYNGALGAGGSATFGFIATGTPSTPTVTCSAV; encoded by the coding sequence ATGACTCACGTCGTACCGAAAAAATTCCTGCTCGCCGCCCTGGTGGCGGCCCTGACCGCGGCTCTGGCCGTCCTCGTCGCACCGGCCTCGCCGGCCGCGGCGCACGGCAACGTCGTCGGTCCCGCCTCCCGCAACTACGGTTGCTACCAGCGGTGGGGTGACAAGTTCCAGGCGCCGGAGATGGCCACCCAGGACCCGATGTGTTACCAGGCCTGGCAGGCCGACCCGCAGGCGATGTGGAACTGGAACGGCCTGTTCCGCGAGGGCGTGGCCGGCAACCACCAGGCCGCCATCCCGGACGGGCAGCTGTGCAGCGCCGGGAAGACGCAGAACGGCCGCTACGCCGCGATGGACACGGTCGGCGACTGGAAGGCGACCAGCATCGCCAACTCGTTCACGCTGAACCTGTTCGACGGGGCGCGGCACGGCGCCGACTACATCCGGGTGTACGTCTCCAAGCCGTCCTACAACCCGGTCACCCAGGCGTTGAAGTGGTCGGATCTGGAGCTGGTCAAGGAGGTGCCGAACACGCCGGCGGCACAGTGGACGCAGCAGCTCAGCAACGGGGTGCAGATGGACATCCCGGTGAGCGTGCCCGGGCGGTCCGGGCGGGCCCTGGTCTACACCATCTGGCAGGCCAGCCACCTGGACCAGTCCTACTACTTCTGCAGCGACGTGAATTTCGGCGGCGTGGTGGACCCGGGCCCGTCGTCCCCGACACCCTCCTCCCCGACGCCGTCCTCTCCGACACCGTCCTCCCCCACGCCGTCGTCACCCGCTCCGTCCGGCGGCTGCAGCGCCACGGTCGCCGTGTCGTCGCAGTGGTCCGGCGCCTACCAGGCGTCGGTGACCGTGAAGGCCGGCTCCGCCGCGATCAAGGGCTGGGCGGTGACGCTCGGCTACGGCGCCGCGCCGACCGTCCAGCAGTCGTGGAACGCGACCGTGCTGACCAGCGGCAATCAGATCCAGGCGTCGAACGCGACCTACAACGGCGCGCTCGGCGCGGGCGGATCGGCGACGTTCGGCTTCATCGCCACCGGAACGCCGAGCACCCCGACGGTCACCTGTTCGGCCGTCTAG
- a CDS encoding DUF2087 domain-containing protein yields the protein MSAEAARAAELLTQLSNPARLRAFAELVRRGSEGSSLAEMAFHLDISKPEAGEALGRLAGLGLASGSGDGYYRAKPEVLREVAQALTKTLPIAPLLTEYPQLKGYFAHGRLDSLPPTMSERYQQIAELLARFLAVDGVLTEDEVNQRLAAVTDDVAAVRRMLVDTGWLDRDRAGASYGAGRVYVAS from the coding sequence ATGTCCGCCGAAGCGGCCCGCGCCGCCGAACTCCTGACCCAGCTGTCCAACCCCGCCCGCCTGCGCGCCTTCGCCGAGCTGGTGCGCCGCGGGAGCGAGGGCTCGTCCCTCGCTGAGATGGCCTTCCACCTGGACATCTCCAAACCGGAGGCGGGTGAGGCGCTGGGCCGGCTGGCCGGGCTGGGGCTGGCCAGCGGCAGTGGTGACGGGTATTACCGGGCCAAGCCGGAGGTGCTGCGCGAGGTGGCCCAGGCGCTCACCAAGACCCTGCCCATCGCCCCGCTGCTGACGGAGTATCCGCAGCTCAAAGGCTATTTCGCGCACGGCCGCCTGGACAGCCTGCCGCCGACCATGAGCGAGCGGTACCAGCAGATCGCCGAGCTGCTGGCCCGGTTCCTGGCGGTCGACGGGGTGCTCACCGAGGACGAGGTGAACCAGCGGCTCGCGGCGGTCACCGACGACGTGGCAGCGGTCCGCCGGATGCTGGTCGACACCGGCTGGCTGGACCGGGACCGGGCCGGCGCGTCGTACGGCGCCGGCCGGGTCTACGTGGCGTCCTGA
- a CDS encoding MFS transporter, whose product MPEAATLRRAGAGQLVLLLAGSCLSVLGAVLIAPVLPQMTDHFAGVAGADVLVPIVLTVPALVIGLTAPFAGFVVDALDRKRLLIAALIGYAISGTAPLHLDSLPAIIGSRVLVGLCEAAIMTCCTTLIADYWSGRRRSRYLGLQTLLASVSATVFLGLGGAIGASGWRAPFWLYTVALVLAVPMALLIWQPVAADRPAGAKPELPSLPWRRLRTPCLVTLAGGIVFYALIVELSFVLDEAGVTETATIGALSALMSLATAVAAGSFAKLSARTPRQLLPVAFGLAALGFLVIAATDAVPVITAGAVLTGAGTGLLLPTLLTWATNSLSFSERGRGTGLWTGTLFVGEFLSPVLINGLSAGVGGLRPALGVLGVATAVLAAATLWIVPRSAAALNVTAD is encoded by the coding sequence ATGCCCGAAGCCGCCACCCTGCGCCGCGCCGGCGCCGGTCAGCTGGTCCTGCTACTCGCCGGCAGCTGCCTGTCGGTCCTCGGCGCGGTGCTGATCGCGCCGGTCCTGCCGCAGATGACCGACCACTTCGCCGGGGTCGCCGGCGCCGACGTGCTGGTCCCGATCGTGCTCACGGTGCCGGCCCTGGTGATCGGGCTGACCGCGCCGTTCGCCGGGTTCGTCGTGGACGCGCTGGACCGCAAGCGACTTCTGATCGCCGCGCTGATCGGGTACGCGATCAGCGGCACCGCCCCGCTCCACCTGGACTCGCTGCCGGCCATCATCGGCTCCCGGGTCCTGGTCGGACTCTGCGAGGCGGCGATCATGACCTGCTGCACCACGCTGATCGCGGACTACTGGTCGGGCCGGCGGCGCAGCCGCTACCTCGGCCTGCAGACGCTGCTCGCCTCGGTCTCCGCAACGGTCTTCCTGGGGCTGGGCGGCGCGATCGGCGCGTCCGGCTGGCGGGCCCCGTTCTGGCTCTACACCGTGGCGCTGGTGCTGGCCGTCCCGATGGCGCTGCTGATCTGGCAGCCGGTCGCCGCCGACCGGCCGGCCGGGGCGAAGCCGGAGCTGCCGTCGCTGCCCTGGCGGCGGCTGCGCACCCCGTGCCTGGTCACCCTGGCCGGTGGCATCGTCTTCTACGCGCTGATCGTCGAGCTGTCCTTCGTGCTGGACGAGGCCGGGGTCACCGAGACCGCGACGATCGGGGCGCTGAGCGCGCTGATGTCGCTCGCCACCGCGGTCGCGGCCGGCTCGTTCGCCAAGCTCTCCGCCCGCACCCCGCGCCAGCTGCTGCCGGTCGCGTTCGGACTGGCCGCCCTCGGCTTCCTGGTCATCGCGGCCACCGACGCGGTCCCGGTGATCACCGCCGGCGCGGTGCTGACCGGCGCCGGCACCGGCCTGCTGCTGCCCACACTGCTCACCTGGGCGACCAACAGTCTCAGCTTCTCCGAGCGCGGCCGGGGCACCGGCCTGTGGACCGGCACCCTGTTCGTCGGCGAGTTCCTCTCCCCGGTGCTGATCAACGGGCTGAGCGCCGGCGTCGGCGGCCTGCGCCCGGCCCTCGGGGTGCTCGGCGTGGCGACCGCGGTGCTGGCCGCCGCGACGCTGTGGATCGTCCCGCGCTCGGCCGCCGCGCTGAACGTCACCGCGGACTGA
- a CDS encoding LysR family transcriptional regulator codes for MAVDRVLANLDLNLLVTLDALLRERNVTRTSEHLGVSQPAVSGALARLRRHFGDPLLTRVGNRYELTPLAARVAVLTGPALAGVRRVFDATAEFDPSRLDREFTLVISDYAATVLGPLVAREIARLAPGVRLRLEQTSPYAVDHAEATLRAADGLIVPHGFVTDLPYLDLFEDRWVCIVSADHPEVGDALTLEHLSALPWVMYVDRPTAFAPAARQLRMLGIEARVDAAVDGFVQMPFLVAGTRRIALIQERLARLLGPVAGVRIFDCPFDVVPVAEAFWWNPMYRTDPAHTWFRELIVTAAATLRHQPR; via the coding sequence ATGGCGGTGGACCGGGTGCTGGCCAACCTCGATCTCAATCTGCTGGTCACGCTGGACGCGCTGCTCCGCGAGCGGAACGTGACCCGCACCTCGGAGCACCTCGGGGTGAGCCAGCCGGCGGTCAGCGGCGCGCTCGCCCGGCTGCGCCGGCACTTCGGCGATCCGCTGCTCACCCGGGTCGGCAACCGGTACGAGCTGACCCCGCTCGCCGCCCGGGTCGCGGTGCTGACCGGGCCGGCCCTGGCCGGGGTGCGCCGGGTCTTCGACGCCACCGCGGAGTTCGACCCGTCCCGGCTCGACCGCGAGTTCACCCTGGTCATCTCGGACTACGCGGCGACCGTCCTGGGACCGCTGGTGGCCCGGGAGATCGCCCGGCTGGCGCCCGGCGTCCGGTTACGGCTGGAGCAGACCTCGCCGTACGCGGTGGATCACGCCGAGGCCACCCTCCGCGCCGCGGACGGCCTGATCGTGCCGCACGGCTTCGTCACCGACCTGCCCTATCTGGACCTGTTCGAGGACCGCTGGGTCTGCATCGTGTCCGCCGATCACCCCGAGGTCGGCGACGCGCTGACCCTGGAGCACCTGAGCGCGCTGCCCTGGGTGATGTATGTGGACCGGCCGACCGCGTTCGCCCCGGCCGCCCGGCAGCTGCGGATGCTCGGCATCGAGGCGCGGGTGGACGCCGCGGTGGACGGTTTCGTGCAGATGCCGTTCCTGGTCGCCGGCACCCGGCGGATCGCGCTGATCCAGGAGCGGCTGGCCCGGCTGCTCGGCCCGGTCGCCGGGGTGCGGATCTTCGACTGCCCGTTCGACGTGGTCCCGGTGGCCGAGGCGTTCTGGTGGAACCCGATGTACCGCACCGACCCGGCGCACACCTGGTTCCGCGAGCTGATCGTGACCGCCGCGGCCACGCTGCGCCATCAGCCTCGCTGA
- a CDS encoding FAD-dependent monooxygenase yields MPAVRNVLVVGGGAAGAAAAILLAEGGVAVDLIDLKPDVAALGSGITLQGNALRVLRRLGVWDRIRTEGYPFDTLGLRAPDPAGTLIAELTDIRTGGPDLPATLGMYRPTFAGILIKRAAEVGVAVRFGTQPSALAQDGDAVTVTFEHGRTRRYDLVIGADGLRSWTRRAIGIDGEPQPVGMGIWRTFTRRPASITRTDLFYGGPAYLAGYCPTGPDSIYAYLVEQAQDRFSLTPDEALTTMRELSRAYHGPWDEIREQLTDPSRVNYTAFESHVLDGPWHRDRVVVIGDAAHSCPPTLAQGAAQALEDASVLAELLLRDNAVTDDLWTEFTARRLPRATEVVEASLQLCRWLLAHERGDVPGLMARISHLVAEPA; encoded by the coding sequence GTGCCAGCAGTTCGTAACGTTCTGGTCGTCGGGGGCGGCGCCGCCGGTGCCGCCGCCGCGATCCTGCTCGCCGAGGGTGGCGTCGCGGTCGACCTCATCGACCTGAAACCCGACGTCGCCGCGCTCGGCTCCGGGATCACGCTGCAGGGCAACGCGCTGCGGGTGCTGCGGCGGCTCGGCGTCTGGGACCGGATCCGCACCGAGGGCTACCCGTTCGACACCCTCGGGCTGCGCGCCCCGGACCCGGCCGGCACGCTGATCGCCGAGCTCACCGACATCCGCACCGGCGGCCCGGACCTGCCGGCCACGCTCGGCATGTACCGCCCGACGTTCGCCGGGATCCTGATCAAGCGGGCGGCGGAGGTCGGCGTAGCGGTCCGCTTCGGGACGCAGCCGAGCGCGCTGGCGCAGGACGGCGATGCCGTCACGGTGACCTTCGAGCACGGTCGGACGAGACGGTACGACCTGGTCATCGGCGCCGACGGCCTGCGTTCCTGGACCCGCCGCGCGATCGGCATCGACGGCGAGCCGCAGCCGGTGGGCATGGGCATCTGGCGCACCTTCACCCGCCGTCCGGCATCGATCACCCGGACCGACCTGTTCTACGGCGGTCCCGCCTACCTCGCCGGGTACTGCCCGACCGGGCCGGACAGCATCTACGCCTACCTGGTGGAGCAGGCGCAGGACCGGTTCAGCCTCACCCCCGACGAGGCTCTCACCACGATGCGCGAGCTGTCCCGGGCGTACCACGGGCCGTGGGACGAGATCCGCGAGCAGCTGACCGACCCGAGCCGGGTCAACTACACCGCGTTCGAGAGCCACGTGCTGGACGGGCCGTGGCACCGGGACCGGGTCGTGGTGATCGGCGACGCCGCGCACAGCTGCCCGCCGACCCTGGCCCAGGGCGCCGCCCAGGCCCTGGAGGACGCGTCCGTGCTCGCCGAACTGCTGCTGCGCGACAACGCGGTCACCGACGACCTGTGGACCGAGTTCACCGCGCGCCGCCTGCCGCGCGCCACGGAGGTCGTCGAGGCCTCCCTGCAACTGTGCCGCTGGCTGCTGGCCCACGAGCGCGGCGACGTCCCCGGGCTGATGGCCCGGATCTCGCACCTCGTCGCCGAGCCCGCCTGA